A region of Haliotis asinina isolate JCU_RB_2024 chromosome 7, JCU_Hal_asi_v2, whole genome shotgun sequence DNA encodes the following proteins:
- the LOC137291982 gene encoding neuroligin-4, X-linked-like, giving the protein MGTDTESGSTTGEISKIPVSSLKMSSFWRRFVSVSCLASIVIAFEAEDFVVRDTLYGRIRGTVKTVLGSKKVERYFSIPYATPPVGELRFENPEKPTTWTGVRNTTVLPPACPQTSSQWDYVYSHRPGFSNSNEDCLYMNLYVPQIAEDDGKMAALVHIHGGSNLVGMGAMLDMDILAAQGEIIVINFNYRLGALGFLSGGKPEFPGNYGLLDQTAALQWVSQNIHFFGGDPNKVTVEGHSAGAADVGYHIVSPLSKGLFRFAIIQSGSPTAPWAFQSNHRKILAKFSEDLGCDSSNDMQKLKQCLKSKKWRDIRDRPYRHKCAPSGMCLSPVIDGFFVEKHADILFKEAELNGEAFMAGITRDEGRFPGMIHRTMLVTPNNVKQFINNDFDLVTSSVVAHEYYPWNDPLDIQATLFAFGDIWGDNDIAAPTFEIATRLAARTDNVYFYSFDYASPSAKFQTVVHGRDLFYLFGCPFSGHPLYNYIEEDREVSKVFMNMWVNFVKTGKPSSTVESDPVYFQQFDSENQAYMKIDAVGRKGAIKTAYKPRARQMAFWNNVLPQIITLQSNRTQTEKEKYGILTWSLAIVSGILFLCVIASATFLIRKHRFYTQAN; this is encoded by the exons atgggaactgaCA CTGAGTCAGGGAGCACCACTGGGGAGATATCGAAGATTCCGGTATCCAGCTTAAAGATGTCTTCCTTTTGGAGAAGGTTTGTCAGTGTTTCCTGTTTGGCATCAATAGTGATTGCATTTGAAGCTGAGGATTTCGTGGTACGGGATACCCTTTATGGTCGGATCAGAGGCACTGTTAAGACTGTGCTGGGTTCGAAGAAGGTTGAACGATACTTCAGCATCCCCTATGCAACACCTCCTGTAGGAGAACTCCGGTTTGAG AACCCTGAGAAACCCACTACATGGACAGGTGTACGAAACACAACGGTGCTTCCCCCTGCTTGTCCACAGACATCATCACAATGGGATTACGTGTATTCACACCGTCCTGGATTCAGTAACAGCAACGAAGACTGTCTATACATGAACTTGTATGTTCCGCAG ATTGCAGAAGATGACGGTAAGATGGCGGCCCTTGTTCACATCCATGGTGGCAGCAACTTGGTTGGCATGGGAGCCATGTTAGATATGGACATCCTCGCAGCACAAGGGGAGATCATCGTCATCAATTTTAACTACAGACTAGGTGCTCTCG GTTTTCTAAGTGGTGGAAAGCCGGAGTTTCCAGGAAACTATGGTCTGCTGGACCAGACTGCAGCACTGCAATGGGTTtctcaaaatattcatttctttgGAGGTGATCCAAACAAGGTTACCGTCGAAGGGCACAGCGCAGGGGCCGCTGATGTTGGTTACCATATTGTGTCACCCTTGTCAAAAG GATTATTCCGTTTTGCCATCATACAAAGTGGATCACCAACAGCCCCTTGGGCATTCCAATCGAATCATCGAAAGATTCTTGCCAAGTTCAGTGAAGATCTCGGCTGCGACAGTTCCAATGATATGCAGAAACTTAAGCAGTGCCTGAAGTCTAAGAAATGGAGAGACATAAGGGACAGACCTTACCGTCATAAA TGTGCTCCTTCGGGCATGTGTTTGTCCCCGGTAATTGACGGATTCTTTGTAGAAAAGCACGCAGACATTCTGTTTAAAGAGGCTGAACTTAATGGTGAAGCCTTTATGGCTGGAATAACAAGGGATGAAG GAAGGTTTCCTGGTATGATACACCGAACTATGTTGGTAACGCCAAAtaatgtgaaacagtttattAACAATGACTTTGATTTGG TGACAAGCAGTGTCGTTGCTCACGAGTACTACCCTTGGAATGACCCACTGGACATACAGGCTACTCTTTTCGCATTCGGTGAT ATTTGGGGCGATAATGACATAGCTGCTCCAACCTTCGAAATAGCAACACGACTCGCTGCCAGGACGGACAACGTCTACTTTTATTCATTTGATTATGCATCACCGTCTGCCAAATTCCAAA CTGTTGTTCATGGACGAGACTTGTTCTATCTGTTCGGCTGTCCTTTCTCTGGGCACCCCCTGTACAACTATATTGAAGAAGATCGTGAGGTCAGCAAAGTCTTCATGAACATGTGGGTCAACTTCGTCAAGACAGG GAAACCTTCGTCAACTGTGGAAAGTGATCCAGTATACTTCCAACAGTTTGATAGCGAGAATCAAGCATACATGAAAATTGATGCCGTTGGCCGAAAGGGAGCGATAAAGACAGCATACAAGCCTCGGGCTCGTCAGATGGCTTTCTGGAATAATGTGCTGCCACAGATTATTACTCTGCAATCAAACAGGacacaaactgaaaaagaaaagtACGGTATATTAACCTGGAGTTTGGCCATTGTGAGTGGAATATTGTTTCTGTGTGTCATCGCAAGTGCAACGTTTCTAATACGAAAGCATCGTTTTTATACACAAGCAAACTAA
- the LOC137291983 gene encoding neuroligin-4, Y-linked-like, whose translation MFITWTMYVVVSYLATIVITSQAEEFVVRDTHYGRVRGIVNTVLGSKKIERYLGIPYAAPPVGELRFENPEEPSTWKGVRNTTALPPACPQKPALLFYLTSHRPGYNNSDEDCLYMNIYVPQTGEDEIKMEVLVHIHGGSNHAGMGAMLDVDILAAEGEIIVVNFNYRLGAFGFLSGGKPEFPGNYGLLDQTAALQWVSQNIHFFGGDPNKVTVEGHSAGAADVGYHIVSPLSKGLFRFAIIQSGSPTCPWASGSQHPEALTSFGEDIGCNSGHDRQKLKQCLKTKTLDEIHDSVYSSRTDCSSSGLCMRIEVDDLFVEKHADILFKEAELNGEAFMAGITRDEGREWGLRSSILMTPENLQKEDFDLVTSSVIAHEYYPWNDLQNNTAHAVAMGEFWGDHDIAVPTFDVATRLAARTEKVYFYSFDYASPSANISGVPHGRDLFYLFGCPFSGHPLYDYTEEDRQVSKVFMNMWINFVKTGKPSSTVETDPVYFQRFDSKIQAYMKIDAADGKGTISTAYKPRPRQMAFWNNVLPQIIALQSNTTQTQKEKYGILTWTFLIVSVSLLCIIAVSVFLIRKHCHYTQAN comes from the exons ATGtttatcacatggacaatgtaTGTTGTTGTTTCCTACTTGGCAACAATAGTGATTACATCCCAAGCTGAGGAATTCGTGGTACGAGATACCCATTATGGTCGCGTCAGAGGCATTGTAAATACTGTGCTGGGTTCCAAGAAGATTGAACGATATCTCGGCATTCCTTATGCAGCACCACCTGTTGGAGAACTCCGGTTTGAG AACCCTGAGGAACCCAGTACATGGAAAGGGGTACGAAACACGACCGCGCTTCCCCCCGCCTGTCCTCAGAAACCAGCATTGTTGTTCTACCTAACGTCACACCGTCCTGGATACAATAACAGTGACGAGGACTGTTTATACATGAATATTTATGTCCCGCAG ACTGGAGAAGATGAAATCAAGATGGAAGTCCTTGTTCACATTCATGGGGGCAGCAATCACGCCGGCATGGGAGCCATGCTAGATGTGGACATCTTGGCAGCAGAAGGGGAGATCATTGTTGTCAATTTCAACTACAGACTAGGTGCCTTCG GTTTTCTAAGTGGTGGAAAGCCGGAGTTTCCAGGAAACTATGGTCTACTGGACCAGACTGCAGCACTGCAATGGGTTtctcaaaatattcatttctttgGAGGTGATCCAAACAAGGTTACCGTTGAAGGGCACAGTGCAGGGGCCGCAGATGTTGGCTACCATATTGTGTCACCCTTGTCAAAAG GATTATTCCGTTTTGCCATCATACAAAGTGGGTCACCTACATGCCCTTGGGCATCAGGGTCACAGCATCCAGAGGCTCTTACTAGTTTTGGCGAAGATATCGGTTGCAACAGTGGCCATGATCGGCAAAAACTAAAACAGTGTCTTAAGACAAAGACACTGGATGAAATACACGACAGTGTTTACTCGAGCAGGACTGAT TGTTCTTCTTCGGGACTCTGTATGCGCATAGAAGTAGACGATTTGTTTGTGGAAAAGCACGCGGACATTCTGTTTAAAGAGGCTGAACTGAATGGGGAAGCCTTTATGGCTGGAATAACAAGGGATGAAG GACGGGAATGGGGCTTAAGAAGTTCCATTTTGATGACCCCAGAGAACTTGCAAAAGGAAGACTTCGATTTGG TTACCAGTAGTGTCATTGCACATGAGTACTACCCATGGAATGATCTTCAGAACAATACGGCTCATGCTGTGGCAATGGGTGAG TTTTGGGGCGATCATGATATAGCCGTTCCGACCTTCGATGTAGCTACACGTCTCGCTGCCAGGACGGAAAAAGTCTACTTTTATTCCTTTGATTATGCATCACCGTCTGCCAACATATCAG GCGTCCCGCATGGACGAGACCTGTTCTATCTGTTCGGTTGTCCTTTCTCTGGGCATCCCCTGTATGACTATACGGAGGAAGATCGTCAGGTCAGCAAAGTCTTCATGAACATGTGGATCAACTTCGTCAAGACAGG GAAGCCCTCGTCAACAGTCGAAACAGACCCAGTATACTTCCAACGGTTTGACAGCAAGATTCAGGCGTACATGAAAATCGATGCGGCTGATGGGAAGGGAACAATAAGCACAGCATACAAGCCCCGGCCTCGTCAGATGGCTTTCTGGAATAATGTACTGCCACAGATTATTGCTCTCCAATCAAACACGACACAAACTCAAAAAGAAAAATATGGTATATTAACCTGGACTTTTCTCATTGTGAGTGTATCATTGTTGTGTATCATTGCAGTGTCCGTATTTCTGATACGAAAACATTGTCATTATACGCAAGCAAATTAA